A region of the Exiguobacterium aurantiacum DSM 6208 genome:
ACTCGTGCGATTTTAACCGCAATCAATAAGGACGGCATAAACTCTTCTCGTTCGATTAAACTGACGGTTTGACGTGAGATGCGTGCCCGCTTTGCCAACTCGGTTTGATTGATACCAAAACGAGCACGTAATTCTTTTAACCTTGTTTTCATTTCAATCACCTCGATTTATTAAATTGTAAATGATAATAATCAAAATGACAATTATATTTGTCAAAATGAACAATCATATAGTCAAAAAAGTCTCGCTTCTAAATGTCAGAAGCGAGACGTTCGGTTATTTCACTTTTTTTAGGTTCTCTTTCCGTAACAGGCTGAACAACGTGTACACCATCAGAATGAGGATGACGGTGAACGGCAACGCCGAAATGAGAGAGGCGGTCTGCAATCCTTCGAGGCCGCTGGCAATGAGCAGGACGGCCGCGATGCCGCCGAGCAATACACCCCAGACGATGCGAACGGCGAGAGGAGGGTTCAAGCTGCCATTCGTCGTCATACTGCTAATGATATACGTCGCCGAGTCGGCGGACGTGATCAAAAACGTCAGAATCAACATAATCGACAAAATCGATAAAAGGAAGCTAAACGGTAATTCTGCGAATGTGACGAACAAAGCGCTCGTGACGTCCGCATCGACCGCTTGGGCGATCGACGTCCCCTCGAACAGATCGAGGTGGAGCGCCGTCCCGCCGAATACCGCGATCCATAGAAGCGCGATGGCCGGAGGTACGACGAGAACGCCGACGATGAACTCACGGATGGTGCGACCGCGCGAGACGCGGGCGACGAACGCCCCGACGAACGGTGACCAGGCGATGGCCCACGCCCAGTAGAAGATCGTCCAGTCCCGGACCCACGTTCCTTGTTGATACGGTTGGAGCCGGAGGCTGTAGCGGATAAAGTTTTGCAAATAATCACCGAATCCGAGCGTGAACGTCTCGAGGATGAAGACGGTCGGACCGGCAAAGAAGACGAAAATCATAAGAACGAGCGCCATCGCCAAGTTCACGTTGCTGAGCCATTTGATCCCGCGGTCAAGGCCGGTCGTCGTCGACGTCAAGAACAGGGCGGTTAGGACGACGATGATCAATACTTGAACGAGCGCCGTATTCGGTAAACCGAAGACGCTGTTCAGTCCTCCGTTGATTTGCAGTACCCCTAAACCGAGCGACGTGGCGACGCCCATGACCGTCGCGATGACAGCGAAGATGTCAATCGTCTGATTGAGCGGTCGCGTATACGAGCGGTCTTTCAAAAGAGGAGACAAACTCGTCGAGATGAGGCCATCCGCGTTTCTCCGGAACTGGAAATAGGCGATGATCAGACCGACGATGGCGAACACGGACCATTGGCTCACTCCCCAGTGGAAGAACGAGTAGGCCATGGCGAGACGGGCACTTTCGACCGTCAACCCTTGGGTGTCCGCATAAGGCGGGGTGAAGAAGTGGCTCATCGGCTCGGCGACGCCCCAAAAGACGAGCCCGACACCGAAGCCGGCCGAGAAGAGCATCCCGATCCAAGTGAAGAACGGATACTGCGGCCGGTCGCTGTCCGCACCGAGGCGAATTTTTCCATATTTACTGAACGCGAGGAAGACGAGAAAGAGGACGAAGAAAAAGACGGCCAACAAGTAAAACCAGCCGAACGACTGGGTCGTGAAATTGAAGATGTTGCCGGCGATTTCCGCGAACAACGTCGGGCGTACGGCCCCGAACAATACGAGCAAGGCGATCACGCTTGCCGAGATATAAAACACACGGTTCAGCCGTGGCTTATTCGATGAATGATTCATAAAGTCTCCTTCCTAAATGAATATGACTATGTAGGCCTCATTATTATTCCCTAAAAGTAATGTCAGAAAACGAGATTTTCATCGATTGTGCAATCTGGACGTTGAGCGACGACAAATGAGGGAATGATAAAGAAGAAGACTGGATTAAGAGGAGGGACCGATATGAAGTTAATTGCGATTGATTTGGATGGGACGTTATTGTCGCGAAAAGGCATCATCACGGAAGCGAACCAGGAGGCGATTCGACAGCGGCAAGCGCAAGGCGATTTAGTCGCCATCTCGTCGGGACGCTCGATTCATGATATCGAAGAAATTTTAAAACGGAGCAATTTGACGTGCCCGATCTTATCCGGGAATGGGGCGATCGCCTTTTATGAAAATGAACGCATATACTATCACTCGCTTCCGAAACATGTCGTCCAAGAGCTATGGGACATCGCCCACGAGCACGACACGTACGTGGAGTTTTATACGAATACCGGCGTGAAAGTGCTGCGTTCGGGGACGGATTTATTGAAAGGGGAGCTTGACGAGGTGCTCCCGCACGATCAATCGTTCACGCGGGAATGGGGAGAGCGGGAAATCGAGATTCAAAACGAACAGTTCGGTTTGACGTACGTCGATGTAATCGAGGACATCGATTTCGAGGCGGATGAAGTGTATAAAGTGTTCATCTACTCGTTCGATCGTCGTAAACTCCACAAACTTCGGAAATTATATGAGCCGCGGACCGATATTTTGATCACGACAGCCGGGTGGACGAAAATTGAGATCGGTCATCCGAAAGCGAGTAAAGGGATGGCCCTTCAACAGTTGGCAGAACATCATCATATCGCGAAACAACAGATCGTGGCCATCGGCGATAATTTGAACGACGTCTCGATGTTCGAGGTGGCGGAGACGTGCATCGCGATGGGAAATGCCGTGGATGCATTAAAAGACATCAGTACCCATATTACGAAAGACGCTGAAGCCGATGGCGTCGCGTACGCGCTGAACGAGTACGTATAGATCAGAGATTTGGAGAAATGGTGAACACGGATTTGAAGGCCATAAAAACGGCTATTGTATTAGTGTAGTCCTCATTCAAAAGAGTAGACTGAAAGGGGGCGACGGATGAAACAATTTTCGAGACGTTTGACCGATGCCGGCTCGGTGAGACGAGAGACAGCTTGCGTAAACCCGATCGTGGGACTGTTCCCTACTCCTTTTGCTGTCGCCAATCTCGCGGTTTGACGTGAGGGGCAGACGAACATGATGCTTTGGGGAAAAGCGTCGCGCGGTTGCGGCTTTATGCCAATGAAAAGGTGAGCTAGATCGAGGTGCGTGACAGATTTCATTCTCATATGTCAAAGTGGCGGCGCCGTGCCAACCGGAAGCGTGTTTCGTATTCTGTGAGGGGCCGAACCGTCATAAAGACGAACAGATGCGCGAAGTCATTGCGTGCACCGCGTCAACTTTTCTAGTGTCGGTAACGAACGCATGGGATGGTCGATCGAGCCATCGGTCGGATGGAAGTCCAATTTACTAGAACGCTCACCGTAAGCGCCACTATCGTGGCGCTTTTTCATTGCGTGAACGTGGAGACACGTGACGGGGAGACACCGGCAGCCTGTTTATACTCGATGCGATGACCGTCGACCGCCTTCGTCACCTGGAACGAGTAGTCCGCATCCGGTTCGTCGGTGAACGTGACGTCGTAGACGTAACCGCTGAAACCGAGCGTCCCATCGAGGGAGTAGGTCTGTTCCGGAATGTTATAATGAGTCGCAAGGTATGATTCCAAAGCCCGTTCCCGTTCTTTCATCTCCGCGTCATAACGGACGTACAAAAATGTGGTGAGGGCGATCGTGATGAGTAAGACAGAACGAACGAGGTTGTTCCAATTACGACGTGGCATCGGTCGGTCTCCTTTCTTTAGATAGAATTAGATGATATTTTACGGAAAATTCAGACAAATTACAAGGTTTTTTTACAGGAGGTGACAAGATGCCGAAATTTTATTGGCTCGGGACGTTTGCGAGTGGCGTGCTGCTGCTTTCGATTGGGGAAGCGGCGGCGGTGCCACGCATCCTGCCTTACATTTTGATGGCAGTCGGTGCCATCGGATTTATTATCCAAACCGGATATGAACAAAAACGACGCCGCTAAGCCGGCGTCGTTTGTTTTACATCGATTCGAGCAACTGAAGGATCAACGAATCAATCTCTGATTGAAGGGCATCACTCTGTAGTTGCAACGTCATCAGTCGTTCCAAGTCGTTCGTGTCATTCATTTGATTGAGGAGCAACTGATGGAGCACCTCGAGCTCAGCTAAACGCGCTTCTTCGCGGGACGTATCTATTTGAGTTGTCCCCGTCGTCTTTTGCTTCGGTGTTGCTTTCTGTTTTTGCGTCGCAGTCGCCGTCTCAGGTGCATCGTGACGTTTCTCTAGTGCGTACGTCACGTTTCCCGGGAAACGCGTCGTCGTCCCGTCGAGCCAGTAGGTGATCGGGAACAGTTTATTCAAGAAGTAGCGGTCATGCGATACGGCGACGAGCGTCCCGTCGAAGCGGTCGAGTGCCTCTTCAAGCGCCTCTCGCGCTTCGATATCCAAATGGTTCGTCGGTTCGTCCAAGACGAGGACGTTCATCTCTTCATGCATGAGGATGGCGAGCATGAGCCGCATCTTCTCCCCGCCGCTCAAATCCTTGACCGGTTTGAACACGCTCGCACCGTAGAAAAGAAATTGGGCGAGCAATTGTCGTGCTTTTCCTTCATCGACCGGGATTCGATCCCGAAACGCCTCGATGAGCCGATGCGAGTGATCAAAATCGATGTGCTGGGACAAATAACCGATTTTCGCGCGTTCCGCTCGGCGCACCTCGCCTGAAGTCGGTTCGGTTTGGCCGAGCAACACGTTCAAGAGCGTGGACTTGCCGCTCCCGTTTGGGCCGACGATGGCGATGCGCTCGCCGTGGCCCGCGTAGAAAGAGACTTTTTCGAAGACGGTCTGGTCAAAACGGACCGTCACATCGGTCGCCTCAAAGACGTCACGACCGGTCCGGCCATGTGCCATAAACTGAATATCGGGTTGGATGGCCTCGAGCTGCGGTCGTTTGATCGTCTCGATCCGGGCGAGTGCCTTTTCCATCGATTTAGCTCGCCGGTAAAACTTCTCGTTCGGTGGGTGCCCTTCGTTCGCCCACTGCCTGAGCTGGCGAATCGTCTCTTTCATCTTCTTGATTTTCTTTTGTTGCTCCGTGTAGGCGTGAAATTGGTCGAGCAGTCGTTTCTCTTTTTGGGCGACGAAGGCGCTGTAATTGCCGTCAAAGCTTACCAACTCACCATCCTCACATTCGACGATGCGGGTGGCGACGGCGTCCAAAAACACACGGTCGTGCGAGACGAGGAGGAGCGTGGACGGACTGTCAGACAGGAACGACTCAAGCCAAGCCATCGCCTCGAGGTCGAGATGGTTCGTCGGCTCGTCCAAGATGAGCAGGTCCGGTTCTTGGAGCAACGCCAAGCCGAGTCCGATCTTCGTCCGCTCGCCGCCGCTGAGCGTGTCGAACGGCCGGTCGACGAAGCGGGTGAGCCGCAGCCCGTCAATCATCGCGTTCACTTTCGACTCGATGACGTAGCCGCCGTTGTTCTCGAAACGAGTCTGCAACGCGCCGTACGTCTCGAGGAGCGTCTCGATGTCGTCACGCTCGGCCATCGTTTCTTCGAGCCGGCGCATCTCGTCCCCGAGTGTAACAAGCTCAGAAAACGCGGTATAGAGCACGTCCCGCCCGGTTTTATCCGGGTGGACAGGGATTTGAGCCAAATAGCCGATCGTCACCCGTTGCTTCCGGTAAATCGTCCCTCCATCCGCTGACTCGGTCCCGACGATGAGGCGGATCAGCGTCGTCTTGCCGCTCCCATTTCGTCCGACGAGCCCGATTCGTTCACCGGCGTTCACATGAAGATTGGCGTTGGTCAAGACGGCATGGCCGCCAAATTGTTTTTGGATGTTTTGTAATTCGATTAACATGAATCGTTCCTCCTAAAGTAGAGGCCTATCAAAAAAGCCGAGCGCAAAGAAGCGCTCGGCAAGAGAGAGAGGCGCTTTGTCGTATTTCAGCAATGTCTAAAAAAGGACAGACGGGTCCTGTGATGACGCGACATCGTGAAAAATCGCACGCAAAATGTACAAATGTTCTGTTGACCAATGCGTACGTCCGACAAAGTTCACCTCTCTCCCTCCTTTCAATCATCGTTATTATCAGTGTAAGCGATTTCTGAATAAGGGACAACTAGAGAACAGGAATTTGACGGAGCGGTGTCGTATTGTTTAGGCATCAGGAGAGGAGGGAGACGATGCGTAAAGAGTGGCTCGGTGCCATCAGTTTGACACTCGCCGCAAGTATTTGGGGCGGGATGTACGTCGTCAGTAAATATGCGCTCGGCTTTATCGAGCCGTTCACGCTCATTTGGATGCGCTACTTCGTGGCCTTCATCGTGTTGATGTGCGCGTGGTGGCTGTTCGGAAGAGAACGGATCGGGCGCAGTGATTGGAAATGGATTGCGCTCGTCGGGGTCATCGGCTATGTCGCCTCGATCTCGTTTCAGTTCATCGGGACGAAGCTGTCGGACGCCCATACGGGATCGCTCGTCACGGCGGCAACACCCGCGTTCATGGTGCTGTTCGCCCGTTTGATTTTGAAAGAGAAGTTGACACCGGTAAAAGTCGGGTCGCTCATCTTGGCGACGATCGGGGTCATCATCGTCGTCGGTTGGCACGTGGAGGGGACGTATTTCATCGGTAGCTTGATCTTGGTCGGGGCGGCAATCACATGGGCGCTCATGTCGATTTACGTCAAAATCGCGTCGGCGACCCTGTCGTCCTTGACGATCACAACGTTTGCGATTGGTATCGCGTTTGTATTGATGACGCCACTCATGGCATTGGAAGTGGCCGACCATGGACTACCGACGATGACGGGCGTGCTTTGGCTCAGTGTGCTCTATGTCGGGATCGTCTCGACGGCCGGGGCGTTCTTCTTTTGGAACAAAGGGCTCGAACTCATGGACGCAAGCGTCGGTTCGCTCTTTTTCTTCTTTCAACCGCTCGTCGGCGGCTATCTCGGCTGGCTCGTCTTGAATGAACAACTCGATCGCAATTTCTTCATCGGCGCCGCCTGTATCGTGACGGCCGTGACGTGGTCGACTCTCGTCGAACGGCGGCAACAGCGCCATCTCGCAGAAGCGTCTTCCGAACAAAACGAACGCTTACGCAAACAGTCGGCCCGTTAAGGCCGACTGTTTTTCAAAAACCGTGATGGTCCAATTTGTCTTGTTCGCGCTTCATTTCCAACCGTAGGCGCTCCAAAGCGAGTTTTTCTTGCTCGACTTTGAGACGAAGCTCTTCGACACGGGCCTTGCGCGTC
Encoded here:
- a CDS encoding BCCT family transporter: MNHSSNKPRLNRVFYISASVIALLVLFGAVRPTLFAEIAGNIFNFTTQSFGWFYLLAVFFFVLFLVFLAFSKYGKIRLGADSDRPQYPFFTWIGMLFSAGFGVGLVFWGVAEPMSHFFTPPYADTQGLTVESARLAMAYSFFHWGVSQWSVFAIVGLIIAYFQFRRNADGLISTSLSPLLKDRSYTRPLNQTIDIFAVIATVMGVATSLGLGVLQINGGLNSVFGLPNTALVQVLIIVVLTALFLTSTTTGLDRGIKWLSNVNLAMALVLMIFVFFAGPTVFILETFTLGFGDYLQNFIRYSLRLQPYQQGTWVRDWTIFYWAWAIAWSPFVGAFVARVSRGRTIREFIVGVLVVPPAIALLWIAVFGGTALHLDLFEGTSIAQAVDADVTSALFVTFAELPFSFLLSILSIMLILTFLITSADSATYIISSMTTNGSLNPPLAVRIVWGVLLGGIAAVLLIASGLEGLQTASLISALPFTVILILMVYTLFSLLRKENLKKVK
- the abc-f gene encoding ribosomal protection-like ABC-F family protein, with the protein product MLIELQNIQKQFGGHAVLTNANLHVNAGERIGLVGRNGSGKTTLIRLIVGTESADGGTIYRKQRVTIGYLAQIPVHPDKTGRDVLYTAFSELVTLGDEMRRLEETMAERDDIETLLETYGALQTRFENNGGYVIESKVNAMIDGLRLTRFVDRPFDTLSGGERTKIGLGLALLQEPDLLILDEPTNHLDLEAMAWLESFLSDSPSTLLLVSHDRVFLDAVATRIVECEDGELVSFDGNYSAFVAQKEKRLLDQFHAYTEQQKKIKKMKETIRQLRQWANEGHPPNEKFYRRAKSMEKALARIETIKRPQLEAIQPDIQFMAHGRTGRDVFEATDVTVRFDQTVFEKVSFYAGHGERIAIVGPNGSGKSTLLNVLLGQTEPTSGEVRRAERAKIGYLSQHIDFDHSHRLIEAFRDRIPVDEGKARQLLAQFLFYGASVFKPVKDLSGGEKMRLMLAILMHEEMNVLVLDEPTNHLDIEAREALEEALDRFDGTLVAVSHDRYFLNKLFPITYWLDGTTTRFPGNVTYALEKRHDAPETATATQKQKATPKQKTTGTTQIDTSREEARLAELEVLHQLLLNQMNDTNDLERLMTLQLQSDALQSEIDSLILQLLESM
- a CDS encoding helix-turn-helix transcriptional regulator, yielding MKTRLKELRARFGINQTELAKRARISRQTVSLIEREEFMPSLLIAVKIARVFNEPIEEVFQFDEEELQ
- a CDS encoding Cof-type HAD-IIB family hydrolase; this translates as MKLIAIDLDGTLLSRKGIITEANQEAIRQRQAQGDLVAISSGRSIHDIEEILKRSNLTCPILSGNGAIAFYENERIYYHSLPKHVVQELWDIAHEHDTYVEFYTNTGVKVLRSGTDLLKGELDEVLPHDQSFTREWGEREIEIQNEQFGLTYVDVIEDIDFEADEVYKVFIYSFDRRKLHKLRKLYEPRTDILITTAGWTKIEIGHPKASKGMALQQLAEHHHIAKQQIVAIGDNLNDVSMFEVAETCIAMGNAVDALKDISTHITKDAEADGVAYALNEYV
- a CDS encoding DMT family transporter, which codes for MRKEWLGAISLTLAASIWGGMYVVSKYALGFIEPFTLIWMRYFVAFIVLMCAWWLFGRERIGRSDWKWIALVGVIGYVASISFQFIGTKLSDAHTGSLVTAATPAFMVLFARLILKEKLTPVKVGSLILATIGVIIVVGWHVEGTYFIGSLILVGAAITWALMSIYVKIASATLSSLTITTFAIGIAFVLMTPLMALEVADHGLPTMTGVLWLSVLYVGIVSTAGAFFFWNKGLELMDASVGSLFFFFQPLVGGYLGWLVLNEQLDRNFFIGAACIVTAVTWSTLVERRQQRHLAEASSEQNERLRKQSAR